CGGGCGCTCAGGTCGCCGCGGACCACGAGGCCGTCGTACCCGGCGTGGGGGTCGACGTGCCCGACGTACTCCATCCCGAGGTCGTACTGGTCGGTGAAGAAGTACGGCAGCCGCGCGTACGCGTCGTCCCCGCCCAGCATCACCCGCGCGACCTGCCGGCCGTGCTGGATGGCGGTGTCCCAGTGCTCGACGCGGATCCGGGTGCCGAGCACCGGGTGGTCGTGGTTGGCGACGTCACCGGCGGCGAAGACGTGCGGGTCGGAGGTGCGTAGCCAGGCGTCGACGAGGATGCCGTTGTCGACGGCCAGTCCGGCGCGGGCGGCGAGCTCGTCGGCCGGGGCGACGCCGACGGCCACGAGGAGTGCGTCGGCGACGACGGGGTCGCCGCCCTCGACGTGGACCACGACGCCGTCGTCGGTCCGCTCGATCCCGGCGACCTGGACGCCGAGGCGCAGGTCGACGCCGTGCCGGCGGTGCAGGTCGGCGAAGACGGTGGCGACCTCGTCGCCGAGCACGCGTCGCAGCGGCAGCGGCGCGGATTCGAGGACGGTCACCAAGGCGCCGCGCTGCCGCGCGGCCGAGGCGACCTCCAGGCCGATCCAGCCGGCCCCGATGATGGCGATCCGGGTGCCCTCGGTCAGCCGCTCGCGCAGGGCGAGCGCGTCGTCGAGGGTGCGCAGGTGGACGACGGGCGCATGGGAGGCGTCAGCCATCGGCAGGTGCCGTGGGGTGGCGCCGGTGGCGAGCAGCAGCCGGTCGTACGGCAGCTCGTCCGCGCCCACCCGGACCCGGCGCCGGTCG
This region of Nocardioides sp. L-11A genomic DNA includes:
- a CDS encoding FAD-dependent oxidoreductase — encoded protein: MNVVVVGGGLAAANAVTELRAQGHSGDIVVVGGESHPPYERPPLSKGLLLGSAEPESALVHPREWYDEQQVDLRTDALATGIDLDRRRVRVGADELPYDRLLLATGATPRHLPMADASHAPVVHLRTLDDALALRERLTEGTRIAIIGAGWIGLEVASAARQRGALVTVLESAPLPLRRVLGDEVATVFADLHRRHGVDLRLGVQVAGIERTDDGVVVHVEGGDPVVADALLVAVGVAPADELAARAGLAVDNGILVDAWLRTSDPHVFAAGDVANHDHPVLGTRIRVEHWDTAIQHGRQVARVMLGGDDAYARLPYFFTDQYDLGMEYVGHVDPHAGYDGLVVRGDLSARQASVLWLSGERVVAGLHLNDWDAIEPLRAVVGGPVTDAVRDPAVPLADLA